The following coding sequences lie in one Myxococcus xanthus genomic window:
- a CDS encoding ATP-binding protein — protein sequence MNGASGNGASDGVGASRRESVLQRRLSLADMLDLPSFVEVVRSFSELYRVGIKVMDTAGDKLADVKVGHGDFCSYVFGFPEGRSRCTATVARVKDGPVALVQGARPARGDGAEAAGIIALPCFTGLRYLVMPVCWEGDTLGRVILGPFTPEELADFPPSLTDISGVDLSRAHELVARVRRVPERTAAQVLVHFGQVLAALVASGQRAFLATQLHIEAMLETHRDLEANNARLAQANIRLKELDRLKSTFLGTVSHELRTPLASIIGYSEMLAEGLAGALNPEQLLYVRTIVEKGESLLNLISSILDLSQIEAGRLRLVMGPVDLGSVIQTAVSSVAPQAQRKGVELEVRLPPLPQPRLAADADKLRQVVVNLLANAVKFTSSGGRVSVVMSEATAQHELAAPGYRVCVEDTGMGIREDQFENIFQSFYQVDGSSTREHGGAGLGLAIVKSLVEGHGGRVSVESEFGRGSRFTVVLPLQPPLSEHGGFSALAPTPSPSGHDRF from the coding sequence GGTGGTGCGGAGCTTCAGTGAGTTGTACCGCGTGGGCATCAAGGTGATGGACACCGCGGGCGACAAGCTGGCCGACGTGAAGGTGGGCCACGGCGACTTCTGCTCGTACGTGTTCGGCTTCCCGGAGGGCCGCTCGCGCTGCACCGCCACGGTGGCCCGCGTGAAGGACGGACCGGTGGCCCTGGTGCAGGGCGCCCGGCCCGCGCGCGGTGATGGCGCGGAGGCGGCGGGCATCATCGCGCTGCCGTGCTTCACCGGCCTGCGCTACCTGGTGATGCCGGTGTGCTGGGAGGGCGACACGTTGGGCCGCGTCATCCTGGGCCCCTTCACGCCGGAGGAGCTGGCGGACTTCCCGCCGTCGCTGACGGACATCTCCGGGGTGGACCTGTCGCGCGCGCATGAACTGGTGGCCCGCGTGCGGCGCGTGCCCGAGCGCACCGCCGCGCAGGTGCTGGTGCACTTCGGGCAGGTGCTCGCCGCCCTGGTGGCCAGCGGGCAGCGCGCCTTCCTGGCGACGCAGCTCCACATCGAGGCGATGCTGGAGACGCACCGGGATTTGGAGGCGAACAACGCCCGGTTGGCGCAGGCCAACATCCGCCTGAAGGAGCTGGACCGGCTGAAGTCCACCTTCCTGGGCACGGTGAGCCACGAACTGCGCACGCCGCTGGCTTCCATCATCGGCTACTCGGAGATGCTGGCTGAGGGCCTGGCCGGCGCGCTCAACCCGGAGCAACTGCTCTACGTGCGCACCATCGTGGAGAAGGGCGAGTCGCTGCTCAACCTCATCTCCTCCATCCTGGACCTGAGCCAGATTGAGGCCGGACGGCTGCGCCTGGTGATGGGCCCGGTGGACCTGGGCAGCGTCATCCAGACGGCGGTGTCCAGCGTGGCGCCCCAGGCGCAGCGCAAGGGCGTGGAGCTGGAGGTGCGCCTGCCGCCGTTGCCTCAGCCGCGCCTGGCCGCGGACGCGGACAAGCTGCGCCAGGTGGTGGTGAACCTGCTCGCCAACGCGGTGAAATTCACCTCGTCCGGGGGCCGGGTGTCGGTGGTGATGTCGGAGGCCACCGCGCAGCATGAGCTGGCCGCGCCGGGCTACCGTGTGTGTGTGGAAGACACCGGCATGGGCATCCGCGAGGACCAGTTCGAGAACATCTTCCAGAGCTTCTATCAGGTGGACGGCAGCTCCACGCGCGAGCACGGCGGCGCGGGGCTGGGACTGGCCATCGTGAAGAGCCTGGTGGAAGGCCACGGCGGCCGCGTGTCCGTGGAGAGCGAGTTCGGCCGGGGCTCTCGCTTCACCGTGGTGCTGCCGCTCCAGCCGCCGCTGTCGGAGCACGGCGGCTTCTCCGCGCTGGCGCCCACGCCGTCGCCCAGCGGACACGACCGCTTCTGA
- a CDS encoding NYN domain-containing protein, giving the protein MLSGRPPASSYVLIDAENIDWAVSNVVGRKPESQDRVQFDRLVSFCETNFPAPVRCVVVLNARGEQLPDVMIGFVRALKSAGCDVALLYGRPDQKVVDLGILKLLENIRTQRPGAAVVLASHDGADFADALKPMLEEKRQVAVLGLREYVSQRFRELVPSGLKILDLELNAKVFNRPLPRMLPVNVDEFDPGLFL; this is encoded by the coding sequence ATGCTCTCCGGACGCCCCCCCGCCTCCTCCTACGTACTCATCGACGCCGAGAACATCGACTGGGCTGTGTCCAACGTGGTGGGGCGCAAGCCCGAGTCCCAGGACCGCGTCCAGTTCGACCGGCTCGTGTCCTTCTGTGAGACGAACTTCCCGGCGCCCGTGCGCTGCGTGGTGGTGCTCAACGCCCGCGGAGAGCAGCTGCCGGACGTCATGATTGGCTTCGTGCGCGCGCTCAAGTCCGCCGGCTGCGACGTGGCCCTGCTCTACGGCCGCCCCGACCAGAAGGTGGTGGACCTGGGCATCCTGAAGCTGCTGGAGAACATCCGCACCCAGCGCCCCGGCGCGGCGGTGGTGCTCGCCAGCCATGACGGCGCGGACTTCGCGGACGCGCTCAAGCCCATGCTGGAGGAGAAACGCCAGGTGGCCGTGCTCGGCCTGCGTGAATACGTCAGCCAGCGCTTCCGGGAGCTCGTCCCCTCCGGGCTCAAGATTCTGGACTTGGAGTTGAACGCCAAGGTGTTCAACCGGCCCCTGCCGCGCATGCTCCCTGTCAACGTGGACGAGTTCGACCCGGGGCTGTTCTTGTAG